In Cystobacter fuscus DSM 2262, a single window of DNA contains:
- a CDS encoding hybrid sensor histidine kinase/response regulator, with product MSLESDPLLYFRIEARELLEQLTQGLLALDDGEGGAEAVPELFRYAHTLKGAARVVGQVRLAEMAHAVEDALSPYRDSGNLLPADSVHEFLRLVGQMAVALDALDAPPPAPEQEASQEESAIRLAEAPSSSSEVVRVELERLDTLLEGLSEAVVQLGGLRGVVESLAHAQQGANGLIEQLTSPVASSGTAAERARWLSRVLAVAEGIRSSLGKAGRQLGGGLGQVESELGRLRDGAHTLRLVPAQTLFGPLELAARDVASSLGRQVEVRAEGGDIQIDGHVLSAVRQALLHVVRNAVDHGLENPDERRALGKSPSGTFKLEVRRRGGRVSFLCEDDGRGVDLGRVRQVALERGVATLDEVETLDDAGLLELLFRPGFSTARSITDVSGRGVGLDVVRDTVRRLKGEVSISSRPGLGTSIQLEVPLTLASLEVLGVAAGGQRLLLPLESLGGALHLPGDAVTWTGGRGSISHEGEVLSFLPLVDALDSAGAGAQRPRAWSVLVLDAGTGGRAAVGVDKLLGISRRVSRPLPSTVPALPLVAGASFDEQGVPLLLLDAAGLVRRIQSGTTGGAPQVRPLTRHRVLVVDDSVTTRMLEKSILEAAGYQVELAASGEEGLEKIKRGGHSLLIVDVEMPGMSGLDVTRHLRATPEFQSLPILMVSSLATDEDLRRSREAGVSAYIVKGEFHQHRFLETVARLAAQGAAQGRRPVS from the coding sequence ATGAGCCTGGAAAGTGATCCCCTTCTCTACTTCCGCATCGAGGCCCGGGAGCTGCTGGAGCAGCTCACCCAGGGCCTGCTCGCGCTGGACGACGGCGAGGGCGGTGCGGAGGCCGTGCCCGAACTCTTCCGCTACGCGCACACCCTCAAGGGGGCGGCGCGCGTGGTGGGGCAGGTGCGCCTGGCGGAGATGGCGCACGCGGTGGAGGACGCGCTCTCGCCCTACCGCGACAGCGGCAACCTGCTGCCCGCCGACAGCGTGCACGAGTTCCTGCGGCTGGTGGGGCAGATGGCCGTCGCCCTGGATGCCCTGGACGCGCCGCCGCCGGCGCCCGAGCAGGAGGCTTCCCAGGAAGAGTCCGCCATCCGCCTCGCCGAGGCCCCCTCGTCTTCGTCCGAGGTGGTGCGCGTGGAGCTGGAGCGGCTGGACACGCTCCTGGAGGGCTTGAGCGAGGCGGTGGTGCAGCTCGGGGGTCTGCGCGGCGTGGTGGAGTCGCTCGCCCATGCGCAGCAGGGGGCCAATGGCCTCATCGAGCAGCTCACCTCGCCGGTGGCCTCCAGCGGCACGGCCGCCGAGCGTGCCCGGTGGCTGTCGCGGGTGTTGGCCGTGGCCGAGGGCATCCGCTCCTCGCTGGGCAAGGCGGGGCGGCAGCTGGGCGGCGGGCTGGGGCAGGTGGAGTCGGAGCTGGGACGTCTGCGCGACGGGGCCCACACCCTGCGGCTCGTTCCCGCGCAGACGCTCTTCGGCCCCCTGGAGCTGGCCGCGCGCGACGTGGCCTCCTCGCTCGGCCGCCAGGTGGAGGTGCGCGCCGAGGGCGGTGACATCCAGATCGACGGGCACGTGCTGTCGGCGGTGCGCCAGGCGCTGCTGCACGTGGTGCGCAACGCCGTGGACCACGGGTTGGAGAACCCCGACGAGCGCCGGGCCCTGGGCAAGTCCCCCTCGGGCACCTTCAAGCTCGAGGTGCGGCGGCGGGGCGGGCGCGTGTCCTTCCTGTGCGAGGACGATGGGCGGGGCGTGGACCTGGGGCGGGTGCGTCAGGTGGCGCTGGAGCGCGGCGTGGCCACGCTCGACGAGGTGGAGACCCTGGATGACGCGGGGCTCCTGGAGCTGCTCTTCCGGCCGGGCTTCAGCACGGCCCGCTCCATCACCGACGTGTCTGGCCGCGGCGTGGGCCTGGACGTGGTGCGCGACACCGTGCGTCGGCTCAAGGGCGAGGTGTCCATCTCCTCCCGGCCGGGTCTGGGCACGAGCATCCAATTGGAGGTGCCCCTCACCCTGGCCTCGCTGGAGGTGCTGGGGGTGGCGGCCGGTGGCCAGCGCCTGCTGCTTCCCCTGGAGTCGCTCGGCGGCGCGCTCCACCTGCCGGGGGACGCCGTGACCTGGACGGGGGGCCGGGGCAGCATCTCCCACGAGGGCGAGGTGCTGTCCTTCCTGCCCCTGGTGGATGCGCTCGACAGCGCGGGGGCGGGCGCGCAACGGCCCCGGGCCTGGTCCGTGCTGGTGCTCGACGCGGGCACCGGGGGCCGGGCCGCGGTGGGCGTGGACAAGCTGCTCGGCATCTCCCGCCGGGTGAGCCGGCCCCTGCCCTCCACCGTGCCCGCGCTGCCACTGGTGGCCGGGGCCAGCTTCGACGAGCAGGGCGTGCCCCTGTTGCTCCTGGATGCCGCGGGACTCGTGCGCCGCATCCAGTCCGGGACCACGGGCGGCGCGCCCCAGGTACGTCCCCTCACGCGCCACCGCGTCCTCGTGGTGGATGACTCCGTCACCACGCGCATGCTGGAGAAGAGCATCCTCGAGGCCGCGGGCTACCAGGTGGAACTGGCCGCCTCCGGCGAGGAGGGCCTGGAGAAGATCAAGCGCGGCGGCCACTCGCTGCTCATCGTCGACGTGGAGATGCCGGGCATGTCCGGTCTGGACGTCACGCGCCACCTGCGCGCCACCCCCGAGTTCCAGTCCCTGCCCATCCTCATGGTGTCCTCGCTCGCCACGGACGAGGATCTGCGGCGCAGCCGGGAAGCGGGCGTGTCCGCCTACATCGTCAAGGGTGAGTTCCACCAGCACCGCTTCCTGGAGACGGTGGCGCGGCTGGCGGCGCAAGGCGCCGCCCAGGGACGGAGGCCCGTCTCATGA
- the cheB gene encoding chemotaxis-specific protein-glutamate methyltransferase CheB, producing the protein MKRLRVLIVDDSLTIRRRLAELFTADGTFEVVGEALDGQQAFEHCHRLRPDVVTMDLMMPKLDGLRSTELIMAHCPTPIVVLSAAESRTEGQRTMDALAAGAVDAVDKPSGVPDAKWSRTFLERVRMAARVRVITHVRARFQREPVRPPPVVPAVPTLAQAPRLLVVGASTGGPAAVSFLLGALPPGFPLPMLLVLHTTEQFDTAMVEWLEARSGLQVRKAVDGEALPLPGRLCVRMAPGNRHMVVRGGRLWLEDGPERHSCRPSVDTLFESVARELGASAIGCLLTGMGRDGAEGLGAMRRAGATTVVEDESTCVVFGMPREAIRLGAAQHVVGLTALPLLLTALARADAREGTA; encoded by the coding sequence ATGAAGCGCCTGCGTGTCCTCATCGTCGACGACTCGCTGACGATCCGCCGCCGGCTCGCGGAGCTCTTCACGGCGGATGGCACGTTCGAGGTGGTGGGCGAGGCGCTCGACGGCCAGCAGGCCTTCGAGCACTGCCACCGGCTGCGGCCGGACGTGGTGACGATGGACCTGATGATGCCGAAGCTGGATGGGCTGCGCTCCACCGAGCTCATCATGGCCCATTGCCCCACCCCCATCGTCGTGCTCTCGGCGGCGGAGAGCCGCACCGAGGGCCAGCGCACGATGGACGCGCTGGCCGCGGGGGCGGTGGACGCCGTGGACAAGCCCTCGGGCGTGCCGGACGCGAAGTGGTCGCGCACCTTCCTGGAGCGGGTGCGGATGGCGGCGCGCGTGCGCGTCATCACCCACGTGAGGGCCCGCTTCCAGCGTGAGCCGGTCCGCCCCCCGCCCGTGGTGCCGGCGGTGCCCACGCTCGCCCAGGCCCCCCGGTTGCTCGTCGTGGGGGCCTCCACCGGGGGACCCGCCGCCGTGAGCTTCCTGCTGGGCGCGCTGCCGCCGGGCTTCCCCCTGCCCATGCTGCTGGTGCTTCACACCACCGAGCAGTTCGACACCGCCATGGTGGAGTGGCTGGAGGCGCGCAGCGGCTTGCAGGTCCGCAAGGCCGTGGACGGTGAGGCCCTGCCGCTGCCGGGCCGGCTGTGCGTGCGCATGGCTCCGGGAAATCGGCACATGGTGGTCCGGGGTGGGCGGTTGTGGCTCGAAGACGGACCCGAGCGCCACTCCTGCCGTCCCTCGGTGGACACGTTATTCGAGTCCGTGGCGCGGGAACTGGGCGCGTCGGCCATCGGATGTTTACTGACGGGCATGGGACGAGACGGAGCGGAAGGGCTGGGAGCGATGCGGCGCGCGGGGGCCACCACGGTGGTAGAGGATGAATCGACGTGCGTGGTATTCGGCATGCCCCGCGAGGCCATCCGGCTGGGCGCGGCACAGCATGTGGTGGGGCTGACGGCGCTTCCGCTCCTGCTGACGGCGCTCGCGCGAGCGGACGCGAGGGAAGGAACGGCATGA
- a CDS encoding response regulator, protein MKARVLIVDDSATVRADMRGVLSAAGFGTTLCDSLASARKALREHDFELLILDMLLPDGDGVELLEELRRDTRTANLPVLMLSTEAAVVQRLKGLSHGANDYVGKPYDPAYVVRKAHELTQVPESDGTPRLVSAGRRRRVMVVDGRIDFRHRAADALRKDGHDVIIAETGMDAMRLLEAQPVDCILLDLEMPGLDGPEWVRSVRSLDGTAHVAVVGLTSGFDAKLISEALAVKVDAFCSKTEDIEVLRAQVRTELRRRAESEGLTTPSGSFPAVHSATHAPAHGHGHAPVHAHPPTHAHPHPVTPAAVSPSAHLSASHAPAAAHPPAGHTGSLFDAVVARCGLSPVIAPSTMTRACRKAGVDPQLLTPVSLARVLPTIRDMLSIFLDAQEVERRVHSIQLLTQGGPSGATAVDVRKTRSP, encoded by the coding sequence ATGAAGGCACGTGTGCTCATCGTGGACGACAGCGCGACGGTGCGCGCGGACATGCGCGGGGTGTTGAGCGCCGCGGGGTTTGGTACCACCCTGTGCGACAGCCTCGCCTCGGCGCGCAAGGCCCTGCGCGAGCATGACTTCGAGCTGCTCATCCTGGACATGTTGCTGCCGGACGGGGACGGCGTGGAGCTGCTGGAGGAGCTGCGGCGCGACACGCGCACCGCCAACCTGCCGGTGCTGATGCTGTCCACCGAGGCGGCGGTGGTGCAGCGGCTCAAGGGCCTGTCCCACGGCGCCAATGACTACGTGGGCAAGCCCTATGATCCGGCCTACGTGGTGCGCAAGGCGCACGAGCTCACGCAGGTGCCCGAGTCGGACGGCACACCCCGGCTGGTCTCGGCGGGCCGGCGCCGCCGGGTGATGGTGGTGGATGGCCGCATCGACTTCCGCCATCGCGCCGCGGACGCGCTGCGCAAGGACGGCCATGACGTCATCATCGCGGAGACAGGCATGGACGCCATGCGGCTGTTGGAAGCCCAGCCGGTGGACTGCATCCTGTTGGACCTGGAGATGCCAGGGCTGGATGGGCCGGAGTGGGTGCGCTCGGTGCGCAGCCTGGATGGCACGGCCCATGTGGCCGTGGTGGGCCTGACGTCCGGCTTCGACGCGAAGCTCATCTCCGAGGCGCTCGCGGTGAAGGTGGATGCCTTCTGCTCGAAGACGGAGGACATCGAGGTGCTGCGCGCCCAGGTGCGCACCGAGCTGCGGCGCCGCGCGGAGTCCGAGGGGCTCACCACTCCCTCCGGCTCCTTCCCCGCCGTCCACTCCGCCACGCACGCTCCCGCGCACGGGCACGGGCACGCTCCCGTGCATGCGCACCCGCCCACGCACGCTCATCCTCATCCGGTGACGCCCGCCGCGGTCTCGCCCTCGGCGCATCTGTCCGCGTCGCATGCGCCCGCCGCCGCTCATCCTCCCGCGGGGCATACGGGCTCGCTCTTCGACGCGGTGGTGGCGCGCTGTGGTCTGTCTCCCGTCATCGCGCCCTCGACGATGACGCGCGCGTGCCGCAAGGCCGGGGTGGATCCTCAGCTGCTCACCCCTGTGTCGCTCGCCCGGGTGCTGCCCACCATCCGCGACATGCTGTCCATCTTCCTCGATGCCCAGGAAGTGGAGCGGCGCGTCCACTCCATCCAACTGCTCACGCAGGGCGGGCCCTCGGGCGCCACCGCCGTGGACGTGCGCAAGACCCGGAGCCCCTAG